A genomic segment from Juglans regia cultivar Chandler chromosome 14, Walnut 2.0, whole genome shotgun sequence encodes:
- the LOC109012337 gene encoding uncharacterized protein LOC109012337, translating into MDVLGVNHVNRKKQQTAASKRSKKPLKVVYISTPMKVKTSASEFRDLVQKLTGRESDTARFMELNIGADHHQEPCKFSDHEQQQLIMNEASEFPRSISYSSEMLQPYSEASAFKSFSELLQLDVLRSFGSM; encoded by the coding sequence ATGGATGTGCTTGGTGTTAACCACGTGAACAGAAAAAAGCAGCAGACCGCGGCCTCCAAACGAAGTAAAAAGCCTCTCAAAGTTGTTTACATATCAACCCCCATGAAGGTCAAGACCAGTGCCTCGGAGTTCAGAGACCTTGTCCAGAAACTCACCGGCCGAGAATCCGACACGGCACGGTTTATGGAGCTTAATATCGGTGCCGATCATCATCAAGAACCTTGTAAATTTTCCGATCATGAACAACAACAACTGATCATGAATGAGGCATCGGAGTTTCCTCGTTCCATATCTTATAGCAGCGAGATGCTGCAGCCATATTCAGAGGCTTCAGCTTTCAAATCATTCTCCGAGCTTCTTCAGCTGGACGTGCTCAGAAGCTTTGGTTCAATGTAA